From Nicotiana tabacum cultivar K326 chromosome 20, ASM71507v2, whole genome shotgun sequence, one genomic window encodes:
- the LOC107787459 gene encoding transcription factor BEE 3 — protein MAYHLLNPDMQINNPPFSVFNIDSSLNFNNPTSLDMSNLNFQSFVGFSNENIITQAPEFPVCLTENFNGNFQEDDKNKVIIQARNDINECKKRKIIETPESSSAYSSPAVSRSGTKRKTSKGKGKKVKSDEKEEDNPRQVVHVRAKRGQATDSHSLAERVRRGKINERLRCLQDIVPGCYKSMGMAVMLDEIINYVQSLQNQVEFLSMKLSAASTYNNFNSEIDILETLQRAKAYEAHTMQKLRKEGVASSNQIGPLDHTFGCYPQLPYNT, from the exons ATGGCTTATCATCTACTCAATCCAGACATGCAAATCAATAATCCACCATTTTCTGTATTTAACATTGACTCCAGCTTGAATTTCAATAACCCCACTTCCTTGGATATGTCAAACCTCAATTTTCAGAGCTTTGTTGGATTTTCCAATGAAAATATTATAACCCAAGCACCTGAATTCCCGGTTTGTTTAACAGAAAATTTCAATGGAAATTTTCAAGAAGATGACAAGAATAAGGTTATAATCCAAGCTAGAAATGATATCAATGAATGCAAGAAGAGGAAAATAATAGAGACCCCAGAAAGCAGCTCTGCATATTCATCTCCTGCAGTTTCTCGGAGTGGGACCAAAAGAAAAACT agtaaaggaaaaggaaagaaagtgaAAAGTGATGAAAAGGAAGAAGACAACCCAAGGCAAGTGGTGCATGTAAGAGCCAAGAGAGGTCAAGCGACTGATAGTCACAGTTTAGCTGAAAGG GTGAGAAGAGGAAAAattaatgaaagacttaggtgTTTGCAAGACATTGTTCCTGGATGTTACAAG TCTATGGGTATGGCAGTAATGTTGGATGAAATAATTAACTACGTGCAATCCTTGCAAAATCAAGTGGAG TTTCTTTCCATGAAGCTTTCTGCAGCAAGCACATATAATAACTTCAACTCAGAGATAGACATTTTGGAGACATTGCAG AGAGCAAAGGCATATGAAGCACACACAATGCAGAAGCTAAGGAAAGAAGGGGTGGCTTCTTCTAATCAAATTGGCCCTCTTGACCACACTTTTGGTTGCTATCCCCAGTTGCCTTACAACACCTAA